One Ahniella affigens genomic window, GGCCAGGGCAGCAGCCGGACTCGGCGTGTCGTTTGGCGTTCGTGTCTGGAACCATGGATATCACTTTTTGTGAGCGGCGGGCCCGACACCCTGAGGATGTCCCAATATAGGACATGGGCCCGGTGTTGCCTAGTTTGGAGAGACCCTCGCAAAAGTGGATTAGCGGGTGAACTTGTGCTCATCAAAGTCTCACCCTGACCCCGCAAAACCCGATCCGTTCGGATTGCTTTGGGGTCTGGGTGAGACTCCGAGTATGCTTAGCAGGCGATAAATGAGGGTTGCTCAATTGAGGCGCGGATTGTTGACGGAAGGGTTCAATGGCAGGCATTGAATGGGGAGTCGATCTAAGCCATTTGGCGCCGGCGTGCCACGTCTATGAGCTGAAGTTGCAGGACGGGATCGTGCATCTGCCGTTTCGGGTTCGTTACTCACCCCACTGCTGGACGCGAACGAAGTCGGCGACGGACAGTGACGATCAGTTCGTTTGGCACGAGCGACGCAGTGATGGCCAAGTGGAGGCGCGAGTGATTTGCCCGATCAGGTATTCGTTCTCTGCGCAGCTGCCTGGGATTGTCGCGTCATTGCAAAATGCGTCGGTTTATCGCGGTCGTGGGGAAGTGTTCTACCGAACCAAGGACACTGATCGACAACGCGGACTCTGGGCCGTGTGTCTCAAGTTTGACGTAAATGTGGGTGCGAAGGAGTTGCGATTGACCTGTAAGAGCGCGCATCACCGGCACAACCTTCCCCACGACGCCAAACAGCCCGCAGACCGTTTTTTCCGAGTACTGAGAACTTTCTATTTGAGTCATGCTGAACGGCACGACTGGATACCTCGGCCTACAAAGGAAAAGGGCCCCTGACTGGTCAGGAGCCCTTTGAAGAAAGGCTGGAGCCCTTGGGTATCCCTGCCCGTGGCGGGGACCATCTTTCGATGGCGGCATGGGCGCAACCCTTTTGGGGACTCCAGCTGACGCGCTCCACGTGCCAAGAATAGGACAGAGTTGCGCTGAGCGCAACAGGCTTTTTGACCTACCCATGGCACAAGCAAAGGATTTTGTTCAGGTTTTTGTGCGATAAGTAGGGCCAGACGGCCCCGGGGTACACACGAATTTGACTTCCCTGTGCAGAGTCATCGCCTTCTAACCGGTGATTCGTAAGGTACGTACCGTCGTACGAAAACGTCTGGACGACTTCTCAGGTTTCAGCTTGTGCCAGATGTGGGGGACGCCTACATGGCACGAGAGAACTTTCCGGGCTGACCAGGAACAGAAGGCGTTGTGGTGAGTGCGGCACCAGACACCTGGAACTGGCATTGAGCGCTAAGCAGTGGCATTTGCAGCCTCGGGCAAGGCCGAGTGCTCAGGAATCCAAAAAGGCCTATGGGGAAAAGGTGAATACCACGCCAGCGGATGCGGTTAGTGGGTCTGGGGGTTCCGGGAATGGACCAGCCTTCTTGAAGGCGCGAACAATCGACTTGCTGACGGATCGTGCGTCACATGGGGTGACCCAGCTGAGGTTAGCGAGTTCACCGTGACCATTGAACTTTCCCCTAATCTCACATGTTGACTTCCACGTAGGCGCCTCTGGCTTGCGCCAAATTGCCATGACCTTCTGTTGCACTACTACCTTCCAGGCCTCCATTTCAACGGATCGATCCTGCGGTTCTTTGCACCGATAGATGGCGATCGTGGTTGTATGAATGGGCATACCAACTGCGACATCGCCGCCGATGGTTTCGATCTTGTAAGAATCGCCGCCGGCGTCTATGACGTTTTGTACTGCGTAGTAGTGAACCTTCGACGGATGAGAGACCTCGAAGTATGCCGTCTTCAGGAATTCGCAATGATCTGGGTCGGTAACGGGCCGAATGGTCTTTTCGTACGCGGTCAATTCCTTGGCTGCAACAGCAGACATGCTGAAGATCGCCGATAAGCAAATCAGAATCGCTTTCATTGGACGCCCCAGTAGAATTTTTCAGGAC contains:
- a CDS encoding TonB C-terminal domain-containing protein; amino-acid sequence: MKAILICLSAIFSMSAVAAKELTAYEKTIRPVTDPDHCEFLKTAYFEVSHPSKVHYYAVQNVIDAGGDSYKIETIGGDVAVGMPIHTTTIAIYRCKEPQDRSVEMEAWKVVVQQKVMAIWRKPEAPTWKSTCEIRGKFNGHGELANLSWVTPCDARSVSKSIVRAFKKAGPFPEPPDPLTASAGVVFTFSP